A part of Kitasatospora acidiphila genomic DNA contains:
- a CDS encoding DUF4190 domain-containing protein has product MPPPVTDRIPAPPGALGVQFPGRAYPGPFSPQPARPRTNGLAVTSLVTGILCCLWPAAIAFGISGLVQLRRRARAGYPQAGQGLAVAGLVLGVVGMLLTALGIVGLVNGHSSPELVQLKVGDCFRNQPSILDKRVKLTPCTTLHDGEVSGVVTLTETEFPGAGPAQAEADRLCGISKNAYVYDFWAQSSTLLEYHQAPTTRTEWDLGRHHAVCYLRDIAPDAVPRSVRCDARTLTADQLSFLSSIRELDWDARKPADRARLQQTAKDLLVIRSGLILKTWPPAAQGSTAMLEWELAADQPFWRTAAADTTTPVDQLYAGLAGHDPTQAESRVRAALGLTVQDPTAAKPSAEA; this is encoded by the coding sequence GTGCCGCCGCCGGTCACCGATCGGATCCCGGCACCGCCGGGTGCCCTCGGTGTGCAGTTCCCCGGGCGCGCGTACCCAGGGCCGTTCAGTCCGCAGCCCGCTCGCCCCCGCACCAACGGCCTGGCGGTCACCTCCCTGGTCACCGGCATCCTCTGTTGCCTGTGGCCGGCCGCGATCGCCTTCGGCATCAGCGGCCTGGTGCAACTGCGCAGGCGCGCCCGGGCCGGATACCCCCAGGCCGGCCAGGGGCTGGCGGTGGCCGGCCTGGTGCTCGGTGTGGTGGGGATGCTGCTCACCGCCCTGGGCATCGTCGGTCTGGTGAACGGCCACTCTTCCCCCGAACTGGTCCAGTTGAAGGTCGGAGACTGCTTCCGCAACCAGCCGTCCATTCTCGACAAGCGGGTCAAGCTGACGCCGTGCACCACACTGCACGACGGTGAGGTGTCCGGCGTGGTGACGCTGACCGAGACCGAGTTCCCCGGGGCCGGCCCCGCCCAGGCGGAGGCGGATCGGCTCTGCGGAATCTCCAAGAACGCCTACGTCTACGACTTCTGGGCGCAGTCCTCGACGCTGCTCGAGTACCACCAGGCCCCCACCACCCGCACTGAGTGGGACCTCGGCCGTCACCACGCCGTCTGCTACCTGCGCGACATCGCTCCCGACGCCGTTCCCCGCTCCGTGCGCTGTGACGCCCGCACCCTCACCGCCGACCAGCTCTCATTCCTCTCATCGATCCGCGAACTCGACTGGGACGCCCGCAAGCCCGCCGACCGGGCCCGCCTGCAACAGACCGCCAAGGATCTGCTGGTGATCCGCAGCGGTCTGATCCTGAAGACCTGGCCGCCGGCGGCGCAGGGTTCGACCGCGATGCTCGAATGGGAGTTGGCGGCCGACCAGCCCTTCTGGCGGACGGCCGCGGCGGACACCACGACGCCGGTCGACCAGCTGTACGCCGGGCTTGCGGGGCACGATCCGACGCAGGCGGAGTCACGGGTGCGGGCCGCGCTGGGGTTGACCGTGCAGGACCCGACCGCGGCGAAGCCGTCAGCGGAGGCGTGA
- a CDS encoding beta-ketoacyl-[acyl-carrier-protein] synthase family protein, protein MTDRGSAAPSGAQPVFVTGLGIISPAGAGVDAFWADLCAGRSRFEELTPLYPGMKSGVLGGRVPQAARETALARVSPETRAQPRAASVFAEFAALEALGDAGLEPGDPALRTAVVCVGSSDGQADALEDEVAGRRGLKESGGFCGSSIAEEVARAVGSTGPAFTVQSTCASANVALSCALEMLWSGVADIAVVGGCDPYSEKNIIGFSTLQAIGPTACRPFSVNRRYVTPSEGAGILVLQTERSLRAGQRPYAEVLATAVSNDASHPTAPDLDGVAACHQRALDEAGLTADQIEVIFAHGTGSRANDTIEGGLFRERYPQAAVTAIKGTVGHLMGAAGAAGAVASCLALRHELVPPTAVPTEEVEPGLNLVTGAARAVPGLRHVQSNAFGFGGNNAISIFRSVR, encoded by the coding sequence ATGACTGACCGGGGATCCGCTGCGCCCAGCGGCGCCCAGCCGGTGTTCGTGACCGGGCTCGGCATCATCTCGCCGGCCGGAGCCGGGGTGGACGCCTTCTGGGCCGACCTGTGCGCCGGCCGCAGCCGCTTCGAGGAGCTGACCCCGCTCTACCCGGGCATGAAGTCGGGCGTCCTCGGCGGCCGGGTACCGCAGGCGGCGCGCGAGACCGCGCTCGCCAGGGTGAGCCCAGAGACCCGGGCCCAGCCGCGCGCGGCCTCGGTGTTCGCCGAGTTCGCGGCGCTGGAGGCGCTCGGCGACGCGGGGCTGGAGCCCGGCGATCCGGCGCTGCGCACCGCCGTGGTCTGCGTCGGCAGCAGCGACGGCCAGGCCGACGCGCTGGAGGACGAGGTCGCGGGCCGCCGCGGGCTCAAGGAGAGCGGTGGCTTCTGCGGCTCGTCCATCGCCGAGGAGGTCGCCCGCGCCGTCGGCTCGACCGGCCCCGCCTTCACGGTGCAGAGCACCTGCGCGTCGGCCAATGTGGCGCTCTCCTGCGCGCTGGAGATGCTCTGGTCCGGTGTCGCCGACATCGCCGTGGTCGGCGGCTGCGACCCGTACTCGGAGAAGAACATCATCGGCTTCAGCACCCTGCAGGCGATCGGGCCGACGGCCTGCCGGCCGTTCTCGGTGAACCGGCGCTACGTCACCCCCTCGGAGGGGGCGGGCATCCTGGTGCTGCAGACCGAACGCTCGCTGCGTGCCGGTCAGCGGCCGTACGCCGAGGTGCTCGCCACCGCGGTGAGCAACGACGCCAGCCACCCGACCGCCCCGGACCTCGACGGGGTGGCGGCCTGCCACCAGCGGGCCCTGGACGAGGCCGGCCTGACCGCCGACCAGATCGAAGTGATCTTCGCGCACGGCACCGGTAGCCGGGCCAACGACACCATCGAGGGCGGGCTCTTCCGCGAGCGCTACCCGCAGGCGGCGGTCACCGCCATCAAGGGCACCGTCGGCCACCTGATGGGTGCGGCCGGGGCGGCGGGCGCGGTGGCGTCCTGCCTGGCGCTGCGGCACGAGCTGGTGCCGCCGACCGCGGTGCCCACCGAGGAGGTGGAGCCCGGCCTGAACCTGGTGACCGGGGCCGCCCGCGCCGTCCCGGGCCTGCGCCATGTGCAGAGCAACGCCTTCGGGTTCGGCGGCAACAACGCGATCAGCATCTTCCGGAGCGTCCGGTGA
- a CDS encoding GntR family transcriptional regulator yields MPREAPYLAVADALRARILLGEWSVGEPLPSRARLAEEFGIGRNVTQRAVERLIVEGLLEGRAGSGTYVRTPRERLRMVRSRHRDGSRTGLTERGLTERGRANSWDSHSQVRVPAPEAIAERLAIRPGELCVTTHYEFLADGQPVQLSHSWEPMAITSGTPIVLPEQGPFAGKGVVERMRAIGVAVETVVELPRPARATPAQAHLLGVGAGDLVLLIERTIYDSDGRPVETADMVVPDGRRAVVYEFGIDQP; encoded by the coding sequence ATGCCCCGAGAGGCACCGTACCTGGCCGTGGCCGATGCCCTGCGAGCACGGATTCTCTTGGGAGAGTGGTCAGTTGGCGAGCCCCTGCCGTCCCGGGCGCGACTGGCCGAGGAGTTCGGGATCGGGCGGAACGTCACCCAGCGGGCCGTGGAGCGCTTGATCGTCGAGGGCCTCCTCGAAGGGCGGGCGGGCTCGGGCACCTATGTCCGCACGCCGCGCGAGCGCCTGCGGATGGTCCGCTCGCGGCACCGCGACGGCTCCCGCACGGGCCTGACCGAGCGGGGACTGACCGAGCGGGGGCGGGCCAACTCCTGGGACTCGCACAGCCAGGTGCGCGTGCCGGCCCCGGAGGCGATCGCCGAGCGGCTCGCCATCAGGCCCGGGGAGCTCTGCGTCACCACGCACTACGAGTTCCTCGCCGACGGGCAACCCGTGCAACTCTCCCACTCCTGGGAGCCCATGGCCATCACCTCCGGAACCCCGATCGTCCTGCCCGAGCAGGGCCCGTTCGCGGGCAAGGGCGTGGTCGAGCGGATGCGCGCCATCGGGGTGGCGGTCGAGACCGTGGTGGAGCTGCCGCGCCCGGCCCGTGCCACCCCGGCGCAGGCGCACCTGCTGGGGGTCGGCGCCGGGGATCTGGTGCTCCTGATCGAGCGGACCATCTACGACAGCGACGGACGTCCGGTGGAGACCGCCGACATGGTCGTTCCGGACGGGCGCCGAGCGGTGGTCTACGAGTTCGGAATCGACCAACCCTAG
- a CDS encoding ArsR/SmtB family transcription factor, whose product MGHRAEPEHTHPDDVPVQAVFAALADPVRLGIVRELAGSPEWERACGSFDVPVGKAALSHHFAVLRSAGLIEQRDDGAKRVNRLRRAELEARFPGLLDLAVIG is encoded by the coding sequence ATGGGTCACCGTGCGGAACCGGAACACACCCACCCCGATGACGTCCCGGTGCAGGCCGTGTTCGCGGCGCTCGCGGATCCGGTGCGGTTGGGGATCGTGCGTGAGCTGGCCGGGTCGCCGGAGTGGGAACGGGCTTGCGGTAGCTTCGACGTGCCGGTCGGGAAGGCCGCGCTCAGTCATCACTTCGCAGTGCTGCGGTCGGCCGGACTGATCGAGCAGCGGGACGACGGCGCCAAGCGGGTCAACCGGCTGCGGCGGGCCGAGCTCGAGGCCCGCTTCCCGGGGCTGCTGGACCTTGCCGTGATTGGCTGA
- a CDS encoding enoyl-CoA hydratase/isomerase family protein — MSLAAVPSALVDPAAPLRLSEDGPLAVLTMDSEPMNLFDLPMWQAWSAALDWLTAHPPRGLLIRAEGRVVSAGVDVKVFAELDPGEAESFWADQLALTQALERLPCPTVFAAHSLTLTAAFELALACDLIVATGPARFGLVERKVGFTPAMGGTQRLAERAGPARARELVMTGGLYRASTLLDWGVVNAVFPPAEFKAESLAYARRLAAGPTQAHRATKRIVRAQLDGGVAAADAVLPALAAQVTGTTDHRRAVAAFLSDGPEHDTVYQGS; from the coding sequence GTGAGCCTCGCAGCAGTGCCGTCCGCCCTGGTCGACCCGGCCGCGCCGCTGCGGCTGAGTGAGGACGGTCCGCTGGCCGTCCTCACCATGGACAGCGAGCCGATGAACCTCTTCGACCTGCCGATGTGGCAGGCCTGGTCGGCGGCGCTGGACTGGCTGACCGCGCACCCGCCGCGCGGCCTGCTGATCCGGGCCGAGGGTCGGGTGGTCAGCGCCGGGGTGGACGTCAAGGTCTTCGCCGAGCTCGACCCTGGCGAGGCCGAGTCCTTCTGGGCCGACCAGTTGGCGCTGACCCAGGCGCTGGAGCGGCTGCCCTGCCCGACGGTCTTCGCCGCGCACTCGCTGACCCTCACCGCCGCGTTCGAGCTCGCGCTGGCCTGCGATCTGATCGTGGCCACCGGGCCCGCGCGGTTCGGCCTGGTCGAGCGGAAGGTGGGCTTCACGCCGGCGATGGGAGGGACCCAGCGGCTCGCGGAGCGGGCCGGACCGGCGCGGGCGCGCGAACTCGTGATGACCGGCGGCCTGTACCGCGCCTCGACGCTGCTGGACTGGGGCGTGGTCAACGCGGTGTTCCCGCCCGCCGAGTTCAAGGCCGAGTCCCTTGCGTACGCGAGGCGCCTGGCCGCCGGGCCCACCCAGGCCCACCGCGCGACCAAGCGGATCGTGCGGGCCCAGCTCGACGGCGGCGTGGCCGCGGCCGACGCTGTGCTGCCCGCACTCGCCGCCCAGGTCACCGGCACGACCGACCACCGCCGCGCGGTCGCCGCCTTCCTGAGCGACGGGCCCGAGCACGACACGGTGTACCAGGGCAGCTGA
- a CDS encoding quinone oxidoreductase family protein — protein sequence MRAIVVEEFGGPEVLQLTELPVPEPGPGQVSIDVAYAGVNFAELKARSNGYRVPALPFQPGLEVSGRIRAVGEGVPEAYGLRPGLPVAALTRFGGYADIAVADADTVFAVPEGVSLRTAAALPTVLPTAHALLHEIGRLRAGESVLVQGAAGGVGGVVGQLAKLAGAGQVLGVVSSPAKAEYALKTGYDHVFVGAEFTAEAVRERTGGQGVDLALDAVGGDTFRESLAALTAFGRLVSFGNASGEAPWQLGQNDLTPGRTVAGLSILELSHRAPAELRTLTDRAFALVAGGSVDPLISAELPLTDAAEAHRLIESRTTTGKLLLRVAGE from the coding sequence ATGCGCGCGATCGTGGTGGAGGAGTTCGGCGGCCCCGAGGTTCTGCAGCTCACCGAGCTGCCGGTGCCCGAGCCGGGTCCCGGACAGGTGAGCATCGATGTCGCCTACGCGGGCGTCAACTTCGCCGAGCTGAAGGCCCGTAGCAACGGCTACCGGGTTCCAGCGCTGCCGTTCCAGCCGGGCCTGGAGGTCTCCGGTCGGATCCGCGCCGTCGGCGAGGGCGTGCCGGAGGCCTACGGTCTGCGCCCCGGCCTGCCGGTTGCCGCGCTCACCCGGTTCGGCGGCTACGCCGACATCGCGGTGGCCGACGCCGACACCGTCTTCGCCGTTCCCGAGGGCGTCTCCCTGCGCACCGCCGCCGCACTGCCGACCGTGCTGCCGACAGCGCACGCACTGCTGCACGAGATCGGGCGGCTGCGGGCCGGCGAGTCGGTCCTCGTGCAGGGTGCGGCGGGCGGAGTCGGCGGTGTCGTCGGCCAGTTGGCGAAGCTGGCCGGGGCCGGCCAGGTCCTGGGCGTGGTCTCCAGCCCGGCGAAGGCGGAATACGCGCTGAAGACCGGCTACGACCATGTCTTCGTCGGCGCCGAGTTCACCGCCGAAGCCGTGCGCGAACGCACTGGCGGCCAGGGCGTCGACCTCGCGCTGGACGCGGTCGGCGGCGACACCTTCCGCGAGAGCCTGGCCGCCCTCACCGCCTTCGGCCGCCTGGTCTCCTTCGGCAACGCCAGCGGAGAGGCCCCGTGGCAGCTCGGCCAGAACGACCTCACACCGGGCCGCACCGTCGCCGGGTTGTCCATCCTGGAGCTCTCCCACCGCGCTCCCGCCGAGCTGCGCACCCTCACCGACCGCGCCTTCGCCCTGGTCGCCGGCGGCTCCGTCGACCCGCTGATCAGCGCCGAACTCCCGCTCACGGACGCGGCCGAGGCACACCGCCTGATCGAATCACGCACCACCACAGGCAAGTTGCTCCTGCGAGTGGCGGGCGAGTAG
- a CDS encoding GNAT family N-acetyltransferase, producing the protein MREREYRIRRRESADLDGCVRALAEVHKADGYPMVWPDRPADWLADADQLACWVAIAPDGAVVGHAALAPGSDSSAAHVWAERTGRAPDRTVALSRLYVAPVARGHGLGAELLAVAADYARSAGLWPVLDVVTENGAAVGLYERQGWTRMLTVDQQWPDGQVVAVHCYAMGEGGGTAHTGD; encoded by the coding sequence ATGAGGGAGCGCGAATACCGGATACGGCGCCGCGAGTCGGCCGACCTGGACGGCTGTGTGCGGGCGCTTGCCGAGGTGCACAAGGCCGACGGGTACCCGATGGTGTGGCCCGACCGGCCGGCCGACTGGCTGGCCGACGCCGACCAACTGGCCTGCTGGGTGGCGATCGCACCGGACGGCGCGGTGGTCGGCCATGCCGCACTGGCGCCGGGGTCCGACTCCTCGGCGGCGCACGTCTGGGCCGAGCGGACCGGTCGGGCGCCGGACCGGACCGTGGCGCTCAGCCGCCTCTATGTCGCCCCGGTGGCCCGCGGTCACGGCCTGGGTGCCGAACTCCTCGCCGTGGCCGCCGACTACGCCCGCTCGGCCGGGCTCTGGCCGGTCCTCGATGTGGTGACGGAGAACGGCGCGGCCGTGGGGCTCTATGAACGCCAGGGCTGGACAAGGATGCTGACGGTTGATCAGCAATGGCCGGACGGCCAGGTGGTGGCGGTGCACTGCTACGCAATGGGGGAGGGCGGGGGCACCGCGCACACTGGAGACTGA
- a CDS encoding DinB family protein, translating into MTDDHDVLSRAAADLEAAVRAAVGALAPASAADWSVPAGELSWDCWEAIEHLADALFAYALQLGPKRPPLDDFVQLSWRRERPDSPTLAISVDREAGPAALLEAVEAAGAVLTAMVRTAAPATRAFHAYGVSDPEGFAAMGVVETLVHADDVARGLGVEWAPPADPCARALARLFPEVEVGDDPWATLRWATGRAELPDRQGQGRREFERWHSAPLG; encoded by the coding sequence ATGACTGATGATCATGATGTGTTGAGTCGAGCGGCCGCGGACCTTGAAGCCGCGGTGCGGGCGGCGGTCGGGGCGCTGGCTCCGGCCTCGGCGGCCGACTGGTCGGTACCGGCGGGGGAGTTGAGCTGGGACTGCTGGGAGGCGATCGAGCACCTGGCTGACGCGCTGTTCGCCTATGCGCTGCAACTGGGCCCGAAGCGACCGCCATTGGACGACTTCGTGCAGCTGAGCTGGCGACGGGAACGGCCTGACAGCCCGACGCTGGCTATCTCGGTGGACCGGGAGGCGGGTCCGGCGGCGCTGCTGGAGGCAGTGGAGGCCGCCGGTGCGGTGCTGACGGCGATGGTGCGCACCGCTGCGCCGGCAACGCGGGCCTTCCATGCCTATGGTGTCTCCGACCCGGAGGGGTTCGCGGCGATGGGCGTGGTGGAGACTCTGGTGCATGCGGACGACGTGGCGCGTGGTCTCGGCGTCGAGTGGGCGCCGCCGGCGGACCCCTGCGCACGCGCGCTCGCCCGCCTCTTCCCGGAGGTCGAGGTGGGTGACGACCCATGGGCCACCCTCCGCTGGGCCACCGGCCGCGCCGAACTCCCGGACCGGCAGGGGCAGGGGCGCCGGGAGTTCGAGCGCTGGCACAGTGCGCCGCTGGGGTAA